From Flavipsychrobacter sp., a single genomic window includes:
- the rpsK gene encoding 30S ribosomal protein S11 — MAKGQSSKTSSKKRVVKVDAYGDAHISATFNNIIISLTNKSGQVISWSSAGKMGFRGSKKNTPYAAQTAAQDCGKKAMDAGLKKVDVYVKGPGSGREGAIRSLSNVGLEIVTIKDVTPLPHNGCRPPKKRRV; from the coding sequence ATGGCAAAAGGACAATCTTCAAAGACTTCTTCTAAGAAGCGCGTAGTTAAAGTTGATGCTTACGGTGATGCACATATCAGTGCAACATTCAACAACATCATCATTAGCTTAACAAACAAGAGCGGTCAAGTTATATCTTGGTCTTCTGCAGGTAAAATGGGCTTCCGTGGCTCAAAGAAAAACACTCCATACGCAGCTCAAACTGCTGCTCAGGATTGTGGTAAAAAAGCAATGGATGCTGGATTGAAGAAAGTGGATGTTTATGTAAAAGGACCAGGTTCTGGTCGTGAAGGTGCTATCCGTTCTTTATCAAATGTTGGTTTGGAGATCGTTACCATCAAAGACGTGACTCCATTACCGCACAACGGTTGCCGTCCTCCGAAAAAACGTAGAGTATAA
- the rpsD gene encoding 30S ribosomal protein S4 has protein sequence MARYTGPKNRICRKFGEPILGSGKSLQKNSFPPGQHGNSRRRKSTSEYALQLKEKQKAKYTYGVLEKQFRNTYVEANRLKGATGENLIRLLEARLDNTVYRLGIAPTRPAARQLVSHKHIMVNGNIVNIPSYRLKPGDVIELKPKSKVNTDITSMIGSKNPKISWVEWNEGELKGTYIAHPERDSVPENIKEQLIVELYSK, from the coding sequence ATGGCTCGTTACACAGGACCTAAAAACAGAATTTGTAGAAAATTTGGAGAACCAATACTTGGTTCAGGAAAAAGCCTACAAAAGAACAGCTTCCCTCCGGGACAGCATGGTAACTCTCGTAGACGTAAGTCTACTTCAGAGTACGCTTTACAGCTTAAAGAAAAGCAAAAAGCAAAATATACATACGGTGTTCTAGAGAAGCAATTCCGTAACACATATGTAGAAGCTAACCGTTTGAAGGGAGCTACAGGTGAAAACCTTATCCGTCTTCTGGAAGCTAGGTTAGACAATACAGTATATCGTTTAGGTATTGCTCCTACTCGTCCTGCTGCTCGTCAACTAGTATCTCACAAGCACATCATGGTAAACGGAAATATCGTTAATATTCCTTCTTACCGTTTGAAGCCAGGTGACGTTATTGAATTGAAGCCTAAGAGTAAAGTAAACACTGACATCACTAGCATGATAGGAAGTAAAAATCCTAAAATTAGCTGGGTAGAGTGGAATGAAGGTGAGTTGAAAGGTACATACATTGCTCATCCAGAGCGCGATAGCGTTCCTGAGAATATTAAAGAGCAATTGATCGTCGAGTTATATTCTAAGTAA